One Deltaproteobacteria bacterium genomic window carries:
- a CDS encoding homogentisate 1,2-dioxygenase, whose amino-acid sequence MPHYRAVGEISRKRHTQFRTAEGALLYEELVGEQGFSADSALLYHRRLPSAIVDSQPWALRDPALAANHPLRPRHFRLPDLFPPPLWSATDAVTGRRTILGNGDVRIAYVVAAAPSPLYRNACGDECVFVQSGEAEVETSFGALAVGAGDYVVLPRGTLQRWLPRGEEPLRAFAIEAESHIAPPRRYRSEMGQLLEHAPYCERDLRAPAAPLLAEGRDVQVYVKHRGARGELLGSIVTMAEHPFDVVGWDGCLYPYVFNVHDFEPLTGRVHQPPPVHQVFEGRGFVVCNFVPRKLDYHPLAIPAPYYHANVDSDEVLFYVAGNYDARRGSGIAAGSVSLHPNGHTHGPQPGAYEGSIGRERADELAVMVDTFAPLALGEGARACEDALYAWSWSGRGPAA is encoded by the coding sequence ATGCCGCACTACCGCGCCGTCGGCGAGATCTCGCGCAAGCGTCACACGCAGTTCCGCACTGCAGAGGGCGCGCTGCTCTACGAGGAACTCGTGGGCGAGCAAGGATTCTCTGCGGACTCGGCGCTGCTCTATCACCGCAGACTCCCGAGCGCGATCGTGGATTCGCAGCCATGGGCGCTGCGCGATCCCGCGCTCGCCGCGAACCACCCGCTGCGGCCGCGGCATTTCCGGCTGCCGGATCTGTTCCCGCCGCCGCTGTGGAGCGCGACCGATGCGGTCACGGGTCGCCGCACGATTCTCGGCAACGGCGACGTGCGCATCGCGTACGTCGTCGCGGCGGCGCCGTCGCCGCTCTATCGCAACGCGTGCGGCGACGAGTGCGTGTTCGTGCAGTCGGGCGAGGCCGAGGTCGAGACGAGCTTCGGGGCGCTCGCGGTCGGTGCGGGCGACTACGTCGTGCTGCCGCGCGGCACGCTGCAGCGCTGGCTGCCGCGCGGCGAAGAGCCGCTGCGCGCGTTCGCGATCGAGGCGGAATCGCACATCGCGCCGCCGCGCCGCTATCGCAGCGAGATGGGCCAGCTGCTCGAGCACGCGCCGTACTGCGAGCGCGATCTCCGCGCGCCCGCGGCGCCGCTGCTCGCCGAAGGGCGCGACGTACAGGTCTACGTGAAGCACCGCGGCGCGCGCGGTGAGCTGTTAGGGAGCATCGTCACGATGGCGGAGCATCCCTTCGACGTCGTCGGCTGGGACGGCTGCCTCTATCCCTACGTCTTCAACGTCCACGACTTCGAGCCGCTCACGGGCCGCGTGCATCAACCGCCCCCCGTGCATCAAGTGTTCGAGGGCCGCGGCTTCGTCGTCTGCAACTTCGTGCCGCGCAAGCTCGACTACCACCCGCTCGCGATTCCCGCGCCGTACTACCACGCGAACGTCGATAGCGACGAGGTGCTGTTCTACGTCGCGGGAAATTACGACGCGCGGCGTGGCTCCGGCATCGCGGCGGGCTCCGTCTCGTTGCACCCGAATGGCCACACGCACGGCCCGCAGCCCGGCGCGTACGAGGGCAGCATCGGCCGCGAGCGCGCCGACGAGCTCGCCGTCATGGTCGACACCTTCGCGCCGCTCGCGCTCGGCGAGGGCGCGCGCGCGTGCGAAGACGCGCTCTACGCGTGGTCGTGGAGCGGGCGAGGGCCGGCGGCGTGA
- a CDS encoding SDR family oxidoreductase: MRLDGRVAIVTGAGRGIGAATARELARLGAAVVVNDLDAPEAERVAGEIAAAGGRAVACIESVTDRSGAARILAAAEALGGVDILVNNAGLSSFMPLAQLDADHFERVVDSHLLGTFLCTRAVLPRMLAQKRGRIVNLVSRAGLVGSPNTAAYAAGKGGVFAFTNVAARDLAGTGVTVNALNPAATHTRMVTGALDALGARGGADTARADALRAALQDPRDIACAIAALCADEAAHVTGQVFFVAKGELGLFAPLAVTQHEPRRAGWSADDALAALAKFSLHPLEEPYR, from the coding sequence ATGCGGCTCGACGGACGCGTAGCGATCGTGACGGGCGCGGGCCGCGGCATCGGCGCCGCGACCGCACGCGAGCTCGCGCGGCTCGGCGCCGCGGTCGTGGTGAACGACCTCGATGCACCGGAAGCGGAGCGCGTCGCGGGCGAGATCGCGGCCGCGGGCGGTCGCGCGGTCGCGTGCATCGAGTCGGTCACGGATCGCTCGGGTGCCGCGCGCATCCTCGCGGCGGCGGAGGCGCTCGGCGGCGTCGACATCCTCGTCAACAACGCGGGCCTCTCGTCGTTCATGCCGCTCGCGCAGCTCGACGCCGATCACTTCGAGCGCGTGGTCGATTCGCACCTGTTAGGGACGTTCCTGTGCACGCGCGCCGTGCTGCCGCGCATGCTGGCGCAGAAGCGCGGCCGCATCGTGAACCTCGTCTCGCGCGCGGGCCTCGTGGGCTCGCCGAACACCGCGGCTTACGCGGCGGGGAAGGGCGGCGTGTTCGCGTTCACGAACGTGGCGGCGCGCGACCTCGCTGGCACCGGCGTCACGGTGAACGCGCTCAATCCCGCCGCCACCCACACGCGCATGGTCACTGGCGCGCTCGACGCGCTCGGCGCCCGCGGCGGCGCCGACACCGCGCGCGCGGATGCACTGCGCGCTGCGCTGCAGGATCCGCGCGACATCGCGTGCGCGATCGCGGCGCTGTGCGCGGACGAGGCGGCGCACGTCACGGGGCAGGTGTTCTTCGTCGCGAAGGGCGAGCTCGGCCTGTTCGCCCCGCTCGCCGTCACGCAACACGAGCCACGGCGCGCAGGCTGGAGCGCGGACGACGCGCTCGCGGCGCTCGCGAAGTTCTCGCTGCACCCGCTCGAGGAGCCGTATCGATGA
- a CDS encoding HAD-IIIC family phosphatase: MLAVLTAQDVPEWPDALASASEASAVAERAARLLLGAAESFRARSGSEVLLDNFPALRERPLGNLAARTPGDPGNFLQRLNLALGDLAPPGVHIVDSAALAALHGATRWRDARLWYEAKQPIAHAWVPEYVRSVAAVIAARLGGARKCLVLDLDETLWGGVVGDAGVAGIELGEGTPRGEAFKSFQQHVRALRERGVLLAVCSKNELENARAPFERHPECVLKLSDFAAFRASWDPKSDSLRAIAEDLSLHPSALVFVDDNPAEREQVRRALPEVAVLDMPADPADYAAALDASRWFEAAEVTADDRARAGQYERRSAARALSQTMDLSEFLASLEMRAQLAPIDDTSFARVLQLANKTNQFNLTTRRFTEAELRAWIERPEGMSLTVRLADRFGDHGLVGVVTATSLGDTLRIDDWLMSCRVLKRGVEHLVVTELAALASARGHARLRGRFVPTGRNELVRTLFDDLGFVRAAASDHEIAYELELASFRPPSHFIAIDRRGVPG, from the coding sequence GTGCTCGCGGTGCTCACGGCGCAGGATGTCCCCGAGTGGCCGGACGCGCTCGCCAGCGCTTCGGAAGCGAGCGCGGTGGCCGAGCGCGCGGCGCGCCTGTTGTTAGGGGCGGCGGAGTCCTTTCGCGCTCGCAGTGGATCGGAGGTCTTGCTCGACAACTTCCCCGCCCTGCGCGAGCGGCCGCTCGGAAATCTCGCGGCGCGCACCCCGGGCGATCCGGGGAATTTCCTGCAGCGACTGAACCTCGCGCTCGGGGATCTCGCACCGCCCGGCGTTCACATCGTCGACAGCGCCGCGCTCGCGGCGTTGCACGGCGCGACTCGCTGGCGCGACGCACGGCTGTGGTACGAAGCGAAGCAACCGATCGCTCACGCCTGGGTGCCGGAGTACGTGCGGAGTGTCGCAGCGGTGATTGCCGCCCGTCTGGGTGGAGCGAGGAAGTGCCTCGTGCTCGACCTCGATGAGACCCTGTGGGGAGGCGTGGTAGGCGACGCGGGCGTCGCGGGCATCGAGCTGGGAGAGGGAACGCCGCGGGGCGAGGCTTTCAAGTCGTTTCAGCAACACGTGCGTGCGTTGCGCGAGCGCGGCGTCCTGCTCGCGGTGTGCAGCAAGAACGAATTGGAGAACGCGCGCGCACCGTTCGAGCGTCACCCGGAGTGCGTTCTCAAGCTGAGCGACTTCGCCGCCTTCCGAGCCTCGTGGGATCCGAAGAGTGACTCCCTACGCGCCATCGCCGAAGACCTATCGCTGCATCCGAGCGCGCTGGTTTTCGTGGACGACAACCCGGCCGAGCGCGAGCAGGTTCGACGGGCGCTGCCCGAGGTCGCCGTGCTCGACATGCCCGCCGATCCCGCGGACTACGCGGCGGCGCTGGACGCGAGCCGCTGGTTCGAAGCGGCGGAGGTCACGGCGGACGATCGCGCGCGCGCCGGCCAGTACGAGCGGCGGTCCGCGGCGCGCGCACTTTCGCAGACGATGGACCTCTCGGAGTTCCTCGCGTCGCTCGAGATGCGCGCGCAGCTTGCCCCGATCGACGACACCTCGTTCGCGCGCGTGCTCCAGCTCGCGAACAAGACGAATCAGTTCAATCTCACGACGCGGCGCTTCACGGAGGCCGAGTTGCGCGCGTGGATCGAGCGACCGGAGGGTATGTCGCTGACGGTTCGGCTCGCGGACCGCTTCGGCGATCACGGGCTCGTCGGCGTCGTCACGGCGACCAGCCTCGGAGACACCCTCCGCATCGACGATTGGCTGATGAGTTGTCGCGTTCTCAAGCGCGGCGTCGAGCACTTGGTCGTGACCGAGCTGGCGGCTCTCGCGTCCGCACGCGGGCACGCGCGGCTGCGCGGCCGGTTCGTTCCGACGGGGCGCAACGAGCTCGTGCGCACGTTGTTCGACGACCTCGGCTTCGTGCGCGCGGCCGCGTCGGACCACGAGATCGCTTACGAGCTCGAGCTCGCCTCCTTCCGGCCGCCGAGCCACTTCATCGCGATCGACCGACGAGGAGTTCCCGGATGA
- the fahA gene encoding fumarylacetoacetase, giving the protein MSAVEAWVSIPPRSAFPLANLPFGVFSTPDDSRPRIGVAIGSQILDAGALAARENAPFASALAAPTLNAFLALGRSAWSDVRAWLTQRLGGEALRAVVEPLLVPQQRARMHLPFEVADFVDFYASEHHAANLGRILRPGQEPLLPNWKHLPVGYHGRAGTVVVSGSEIVRPCGQRKAPDAAAPTYGPSERLDFEAEVGFVVGVPSAQGEPVPLARFREHVFGVCLVNDWSARDIQAFEYVPLGPFLGKSFATSISPWIVPLEALAAARTSPPPRTQALLPHLDDAELPFALDLELEVRLNGHLIARPPFASMYWTAPQMLAHTTSNGASLRTGDLFASGTVSGPDKRQRGSLIELSWGGTQPVLLPSGASRTFLEDGDELTITASAPGLHGERIGLGEVRGRIAPARC; this is encoded by the coding sequence GTGAGCGCGGTCGAGGCGTGGGTTTCGATCCCACCGCGTTCCGCGTTCCCGCTCGCGAATCTGCCGTTCGGAGTGTTCTCGACGCCCGACGATTCGAGGCCGCGCATCGGCGTCGCGATCGGGTCTCAGATCCTCGACGCCGGTGCGCTCGCGGCGCGCGAGAACGCGCCCTTCGCGAGCGCGCTCGCCGCGCCCACGCTGAACGCGTTCCTCGCGCTCGGCCGCAGCGCATGGAGCGATGTGCGCGCGTGGCTTACGCAGCGCCTCGGCGGCGAGGCGCTGCGCGCCGTGGTCGAGCCGCTGCTCGTTCCCCAACAGCGCGCGCGCATGCACCTGCCGTTCGAGGTTGCGGACTTCGTGGACTTCTACGCGAGCGAGCACCACGCCGCGAATCTCGGGCGCATCCTTCGCCCTGGGCAGGAGCCACTGCTGCCGAACTGGAAGCACCTGCCGGTCGGCTACCACGGCCGCGCGGGAACCGTGGTCGTGTCGGGCAGCGAGATTGTTAGGCCGTGCGGCCAGCGCAAGGCGCCGGATGCGGCGGCGCCCACGTACGGCCCGAGCGAGCGGCTCGACTTCGAGGCGGAAGTGGGGTTCGTGGTGGGCGTGCCGAGTGCGCAGGGCGAGCCAGTTCCGCTGGCACGCTTTCGCGAGCACGTGTTCGGCGTCTGCCTGGTGAACGACTGGAGCGCGCGCGACATCCAGGCCTTCGAGTACGTGCCGCTCGGGCCGTTCCTCGGCAAGTCGTTCGCGACGTCGATTTCGCCGTGGATCGTGCCGCTCGAAGCGCTCGCAGCCGCGCGCACTTCGCCGCCTCCTCGCACGCAGGCGTTGCTGCCGCATCTCGACGACGCCGAGCTCCCGTTCGCGCTCGACCTCGAGCTCGAGGTGCGCCTGAACGGCCATCTGATCGCGCGCCCGCCGTTCGCGAGCATGTACTGGACGGCGCCGCAGATGCTCGCGCACACGACGTCGAACGGAGCGAGCCTGCGCACCGGCGACCTGTTCGCTTCGGGCACCGTCAGCGGGCCCGACAAGCGCCAGCGCGGTTCGCTGATCGAGCTCAGCTGGGGCGGCACACAACCCGTGCTGCTGCCGAGCGGCGCCTCGCGCACGTTCCTCGAAGACGGCGACGAGCTCACGATCACGGCGAGCGCGCCGGGTCTGCACGGCGAGCGCATCGGCCTTGGCGAAGTGCGCGGGCGCATCGCGCCTGCGAGGTGTTAG
- a CDS encoding VOC family protein, which produces MAIQGVFYVYAAVSDLARAKKFYGETLGFRLNTDEPYVGGFWFGSGYLVIGAMAPATGSGGTHVAVRVDDVDAEHSRLAQRGVAVGPVQDQPWGERNFRFSDPDGNVWVYAQPIET; this is translated from the coding sequence ATGGCGATTCAGGGAGTCTTCTACGTCTACGCCGCGGTGTCGGACCTCGCGCGCGCGAAGAAGTTCTACGGCGAGACGCTCGGCTTTCGCCTGAACACGGACGAGCCTTACGTCGGCGGGTTCTGGTTCGGGAGCGGATATCTCGTCATCGGCGCGATGGCGCCCGCCACCGGATCCGGTGGCACGCACGTCGCGGTGCGCGTCGACGACGTGGACGCCGAGCATTCGCGCCTCGCGCAGCGCGGCGTCGCGGTTGGCCCCGTGCAGGATCAGCCGTGGGGCGAGCGGAACTTCCGCTTCAGCGATCCCGACGGGAACGTGTGGGTGTACGCGCAGCCGATCGAAACCTGA
- a CDS encoding SDR family oxidoreductase, with protein sequence MASNTSRFDFGAARVLVTGGSNGIGLGIARAFADAGAQVAITGTKASAREYPHDLARFSYSQLDVRDKAGIARVAGSLGALDVLVNNAGANFPFQPSEWDVDVFEDSVRVNLFSAWRFSLACKPLLSASALAGGGSIINLASMASFRAVPIVPGYGSAKAGVVALTRNLAVQWAKQNVRVNAVAPGLTDSNMTTPMKSFPEIEAAEMAKIPMGRRGVPEEIAPAVLFLASAQASYVTGATLAVCGGFAAS encoded by the coding sequence GTGGCGAGCAACACCTCGCGCTTCGACTTCGGCGCTGCGCGCGTGCTCGTGACGGGCGGCTCGAACGGCATCGGCCTCGGCATCGCGCGTGCGTTCGCGGACGCCGGCGCGCAGGTCGCGATTACCGGCACCAAGGCGAGCGCGCGCGAGTACCCGCACGACCTCGCGCGCTTCTCGTACTCACAGCTCGACGTGCGCGACAAGGCGGGCATCGCGCGCGTGGCCGGCTCGCTCGGCGCGCTCGACGTGCTCGTGAACAACGCCGGCGCGAACTTCCCGTTCCAGCCGAGCGAGTGGGACGTGGACGTGTTCGAGGACTCGGTGCGCGTGAACCTGTTCAGCGCGTGGCGCTTCTCGCTCGCGTGCAAGCCGCTGCTCAGCGCGAGCGCGCTCGCCGGCGGCGGCTCGATCATCAACCTCGCGAGCATGGCCTCGTTCCGCGCGGTGCCGATCGTGCCGGGCTACGGCTCCGCGAAGGCCGGCGTGGTCGCGCTCACACGCAATCTCGCCGTGCAGTGGGCGAAGCAGAACGTGCGCGTGAACGCGGTGGCGCCGGGCCTGACAGACTCGAACATGACGACGCCGATGAAGTCGTTCCCGGAGATCGAGGCCGCCGAGATGGCGAAGATCCCGATGGGGCGCCGCGGCGTGCCCGAGGAAATCGCGCCCGCCGTGCTGTTCCTCGCGAGCGCGCAGGCGAGCTACGTGACGGGCGCGACGCTCGCGGTGTGCGGCGGCTTCGCAGCGAGCTGA
- a CDS encoding SGNH/GDSL hydrolase family protein, whose translation MSLADPRLRRVFALLLLGGTAALWIASQRRGGVLLGRWSLDAFLACSIASWCALGASSILVATERVRERALGFLAATLVVVACLGLAEATALAGHNWSATFRLDPQTTLQQLTDRVNRRDPELIHVHWPNSTFSGEVPGNLAHFGPANLPGYHVEMRYDANGFRNDTTLARADVVAIGDSFVEGVLVAREHTVSEQVARRIGATVANLGQSAYGFRQELIVLERFGLPLRPRVVLWFLFGGNDFRDVEEFERMLERVDEAPPKPPFRQRSFVRSGLLALSRALGARRSASVLHTAHFRRASGERELVIFGHATQSPSEHQWRTGTETLLAAQGRAREIGARFLVVYIPRKFEVYQGLLEIPEGSLVARWKDARLNERVAAWAESQGIDFLDTTPVLRREVEAGSHPYLLDDVHWNERGHELAAELISRRLREGAATSR comes from the coding sequence GTGTCGCTCGCTGATCCGCGCCTGCGGCGCGTCTTCGCGCTGCTCTTGTTAGGCGGAACCGCAGCGCTGTGGATCGCCTCGCAGCGGCGGGGAGGCGTGCTGCTCGGGCGCTGGAGCCTCGACGCGTTCCTCGCCTGCAGCATCGCTTCGTGGTGCGCGCTCGGCGCGAGCTCGATCCTCGTTGCGACCGAACGCGTTCGCGAGCGCGCACTCGGATTCCTGGCCGCGACGCTCGTCGTCGTCGCTTGCCTCGGCCTCGCAGAGGCGACGGCGCTCGCCGGGCACAACTGGAGCGCCACGTTCCGACTGGACCCGCAGACCACGCTCCAGCAACTCACGGACCGTGTGAACCGCCGGGATCCCGAGCTGATCCACGTGCACTGGCCGAACTCGACGTTCTCAGGCGAAGTGCCGGGGAACCTCGCGCACTTCGGTCCCGCGAATCTGCCCGGTTACCACGTGGAGATGCGTTACGACGCGAACGGCTTTCGCAACGACACGACGCTGGCGCGCGCCGATGTCGTGGCGATTGGCGACTCGTTCGTCGAGGGCGTGCTCGTCGCACGCGAGCACACCGTGAGCGAACAAGTCGCGCGGCGGATCGGGGCGACCGTCGCCAACCTGGGGCAGAGCGCATACGGCTTCCGCCAAGAGCTGATCGTGCTGGAGCGCTTCGGGCTCCCGTTGCGGCCGCGCGTCGTGTTGTGGTTTTTGTTCGGGGGCAACGACTTCCGGGACGTCGAGGAATTCGAGCGCATGCTCGAGCGCGTGGACGAGGCCCCGCCGAAGCCTCCGTTCCGCCAGCGCTCGTTCGTCCGCAGCGGGCTGCTGGCACTCTCGCGCGCGCTGGGAGCCCGCCGATCCGCGAGCGTGCTTCACACCGCCCACTTCCGGCGCGCGAGCGGGGAGCGCGAGCTCGTGATCTTTGGGCACGCCACGCAATCTCCGAGCGAGCACCAATGGCGCACGGGGACCGAGACCCTGCTCGCGGCGCAGGGCAGAGCGCGGGAGATCGGTGCGCGCTTCCTCGTGGTCTACATCCCGCGCAAGTTCGAGGTCTATCAGGGTCTCCTCGAGATCCCGGAAGGAAGCCTCGTGGCACGCTGGAAGGACGCGCGGCTCAACGAGCGCGTGGCCGCTTGGGCGGAGAGCCAGGGGATCGACTTCCTCGACACCACGCCCGTGCTGAGACGCGAGGTCGAGGCGGGCTCGCATCCGTACCTTCTCGACGACGTGCACTGGAACGAGCGCGGGCACGAGCTCGCTGCAGAGCTGATTTCACGCCGGCTGCGAGAGGGAGCGGCGACCTCGCGCTGA
- a CDS encoding MBOAT family protein: MNLLSLEFVALAVALIFWVRFVRGPGRIAGFLAGSAYYASTFVSPLGAAVVLGFTLLGYAFALLARARARLTAACVAALVALFAYLRGYDLVLYALPEGAWSPLLAVAGLSYLLFKILHVVVDSAGGRLDGLTLPAYLAYCFNFTTFLLGPIQRFQDFAAQWNGERDPLSADLGAHVDAVNRVLRGYLKKWVLADFVARWALLPGEGIEGLGPFEVLSGAWIFYVYLYLDFSGYCDIVIGIGRLMGVAPPENFRFPFLSPNIAQYWLRVHRSLTEWLTDYVFHPLYTALLRMRRLRGHRLAARNLAIAGTMLVAGVWHGTTLSFVLFGGVHALIQVAYRTLESILESRLGAAGLRSLRARRWWSVVGTACTLLLTASAYVFFVLTPDDLASLWTRIGG, from the coding sequence ATGAACCTGCTCTCGCTCGAGTTCGTGGCGCTCGCCGTGGCGCTGATCTTCTGGGTGCGCTTCGTGCGGGGCCCAGGGCGCATCGCTGGCTTCCTGGCCGGCTCCGCGTACTACGCGAGCACGTTCGTCTCGCCGCTCGGCGCCGCCGTCGTACTGGGCTTCACGCTGCTCGGCTACGCGTTCGCGCTGCTCGCACGCGCGCGGGCGCGGCTCACCGCCGCTTGCGTCGCCGCACTCGTCGCGCTGTTCGCCTATCTGCGCGGCTACGACCTCGTCCTGTACGCGCTTCCGGAGGGAGCTTGGAGCCCGCTGCTCGCGGTCGCCGGCCTCAGCTACTTGCTGTTCAAGATCCTCCACGTCGTCGTGGACTCGGCGGGTGGGCGGCTCGATGGCCTCACGCTGCCGGCTTATCTCGCGTATTGCTTCAACTTCACCACGTTCTTGTTGGGTCCGATCCAGCGCTTCCAAGACTTCGCAGCGCAGTGGAATGGCGAGCGCGATCCGCTTTCCGCCGATCTCGGCGCCCACGTCGATGCCGTGAATCGCGTGCTGCGCGGTTACCTCAAGAAGTGGGTGCTCGCGGACTTCGTCGCGAGATGGGCGTTGCTCCCGGGCGAAGGCATCGAGGGACTGGGGCCGTTCGAGGTGCTGAGCGGCGCGTGGATCTTCTACGTCTACCTCTACCTGGACTTCTCCGGATACTGCGACATCGTGATCGGGATCGGCCGCTTGATGGGCGTCGCTCCGCCCGAGAATTTCCGGTTCCCGTTCCTTTCGCCGAACATCGCGCAGTACTGGCTGCGCGTTCATCGCTCGCTCACCGAGTGGCTCACGGACTATGTGTTTCACCCCCTCTACACCGCCCTACTCCGCATGCGCAGGTTGCGCGGCCATCGGCTCGCCGCGCGCAACTTGGCGATCGCCGGCACCATGCTCGTCGCCGGCGTTTGGCACGGGACGACGCTCTCGTTCGTGCTGTTCGGTGGAGTGCACGCCTTGATTCAGGTCGCCTACCGCACGCTCGAGTCGATCCTCGAGAGTCGCCTGGGTGCGGCGGGCCTGCGGAGCTTGCGCGCGCGTCGCTGGTGGAGCGTCGTCGGCACCGCCTGCACGCTCCTGCTCACGGCAAGCGCGTACGTCTTCTTCGTGCTGACGCCGGATGACCTGGCCTCATTGTGGACTCGGATCGGAGGGTGA
- a CDS encoding acyl carrier protein has protein sequence MNEAEILHVLLETIVRFFGDASLTIGAETVAADVPGWDSLANVELMVEIEDAFGVRFRTGEVASLASVGDLAALIGRRVAR, from the coding sequence ATGAACGAGGCGGAGATCCTGCACGTGCTGCTCGAGACGATCGTGCGCTTCTTCGGCGACGCATCGCTCACGATCGGCGCCGAGACCGTGGCTGCCGACGTCCCGGGCTGGGACTCGCTGGCGAACGTCGAGCTGATGGTCGAGATCGAGGACGCGTTCGGCGTGCGGTTTCGGACCGGAGAGGTCGCCTCACTCGCGAGCGTCGGGGATCTCGCGGCGCTGATCGGTCGCCGTGTCGCTCGCTGA
- a CDS encoding nuclear transport factor 2 family protein produces the protein MKSLQELSDRLEIDDLQAAYSHAIDTRDFDALDKVFTRDAFIDYTAFGGSAGGLEETKAFLRQALAMFGGLQHMVATSRVQLSGNRATAKTICWNPMVLRGGNQDRVFFCGLWYHDEYLRTLDGWRITKRAEEKCFTHNMPAEFTNPEAAMQKRAASAKPAAKKAAAKKAPARKVAKAKKK, from the coding sequence GTGAAGTCGCTGCAAGAGCTTTCGGACCGCCTCGAGATCGACGACCTGCAGGCTGCCTACAGCCACGCCATCGACACGCGCGATTTCGACGCGCTCGACAAGGTGTTCACGAGGGACGCGTTCATCGACTACACCGCGTTCGGCGGCAGCGCGGGCGGGCTCGAAGAGACCAAGGCGTTCCTCCGCCAAGCCCTCGCGATGTTCGGCGGCTTACAGCACATGGTCGCGACGAGCCGCGTCCAGTTATCAGGCAACCGCGCGACGGCGAAGACGATCTGCTGGAACCCGATGGTGTTGCGAGGCGGCAACCAAGACCGCGTGTTCTTCTGCGGGCTCTGGTACCACGACGAGTATCTGCGCACGCTCGATGGCTGGCGCATCACGAAGCGCGCCGAGGAAAAGTGCTTCACGCACAACATGCCGGCGGAGTTCACGAACCCGGAGGCGGCGATGCAGAAGCGCGCTGCGAGCGCGAAGCCGGCGGCGAAGAAGGCCGCGGCGAAGAAGGCGCCCGCGAGAAAGGTCGCGAAGGCCAAGAAGAAGTGA
- a CDS encoding 3-hydroxyacyl-CoA dehydrogenase family protein, translating to MSISKIGVIGAGVMGGGIAQSCAVAGYQVVCSDIAADALERGKQDAASGRFGIGGAVAIGKLSAADADSARARITWTTDFAAAASCDLVIECVPERLDLKMRVFRDLDAAAPEHAILASNTSGFPLAAIAGATGRPGRAIVWHWASPAYVMKFAEIVTFAQTDPVVTETVVEVAKRCGKNPIVVKDQPLAWGFVANRIYGAMLREAARVVEEGVATHEQVNALMVDCFRWPVGPFAMVKGATTGWKK from the coding sequence ATGAGCATTTCGAAGATCGGCGTGATCGGTGCGGGCGTGATGGGCGGTGGCATCGCCCAGAGCTGTGCGGTCGCCGGTTATCAGGTCGTGTGCAGCGACATCGCCGCCGACGCGCTCGAGCGCGGCAAGCAGGACGCCGCGAGCGGGCGCTTCGGCATCGGCGGCGCCGTCGCGATCGGGAAGCTCAGCGCAGCGGACGCAGACTCCGCGCGCGCGCGCATCACGTGGACCACGGATTTCGCGGCGGCGGCGAGCTGCGATCTCGTGATCGAGTGCGTGCCCGAGCGCCTCGATCTGAAGATGCGCGTCTTCCGCGACCTCGACGCCGCGGCGCCGGAGCACGCGATCCTCGCGAGCAACACCTCGGGCTTCCCGCTCGCCGCGATCGCGGGCGCCACCGGGCGCCCGGGGCGGGCGATCGTGTGGCACTGGGCGTCGCCCGCGTACGTGATGAAGTTCGCGGAGATCGTCACCTTCGCGCAGACCGACCCGGTTGTTACGGAGACGGTGGTCGAAGTGGCGAAGCGCTGCGGCAAGAACCCCATCGTCGTGAAGGACCAGCCACTCGCGTGGGGCTTCGTCGCGAACCGCATCTACGGCGCGATGCTGCGCGAGGCGGCGCGCGTCGTGGAGGAAGGCGTCGCCACGCACGAGCAGGTGAACGCGCTGATGGTCGACTGCTTTCGCTGGCCCGTCGGCCCGTTCGCGATGGTGAAGGGCGCCACGACGGGCTGGAAGAAGTAG